Part of the Ananas comosus cultivar F153 unplaced genomic scaffold, ASM154086v1, whole genome shotgun sequence genome, taagtccccgttatgtcggaccgtttgagatattagagcgtgtgggtgcggtggcatacaagctcgcactaccaccgagactcgcgggagttcacaatatttttcatgtgtccaatctccgaaagtatattcgcaactcgacacatgtattggagtacgagccTGTGGAGCcacgtgaggatatgtcctacgaggagtacccggtgtgcatcctcgatcgagaagttaAGAAGTTGCCGAGTCGCAAAATCCCTTATGTgaaagtccagtggagcaaccacgcggcgcgagaagccacttgggagctcgaggagaccatGCGGCAAGAGTATCCGCATCTGTTTGAGTCGACGaattaaggtatgcgtaatttcgcggacgaaattattttaaggggtggagaatgtaatataccgagaattcgaaaaataaagatgtcgaactttagtcaaattgaccaaagtgcgaggacggtacacttcggaaagtccgaaggtgttaaaatgattaaaagttagttacgggaggttttcgagagctatagaatcgaAATCTGCATTcagcagttttgagctctcggggaccggtccctggtgggagagaccggtccccgaacgtgtattaaatgagacagccgaaaaatcggctaagtcctgagaaattagctctggggaaccggtccctgcctgagagaccggtccccgagagaccggtcccctcaaagagagaccgctcgcattgcgcgcagcagctttggttgcgctgggagagctctcggagaccggtccctagtcggggagatcggtccccgagctcgaaatctgcccagtccaggcagttgaataagatgaaagttgagacgtttattagcatttttgcagcccCATGGTTATGTATGAGGAACatgagggcttttctctcattccactccctctcacactctctcctctctttctctctctagaatacaaagaaggagaagaagaagacaaagaaaaagaaggaaaagaaggtggaggagaagccattggagtgaagccacttcatcttcttcttctctagtgcaagttagggaaagctttgaggtaagcttcaaccctaatcatgctaaaaTCCTAATGTGAGAgccaaatgacctagaaatggtttttaaggagcttttagagtatgtgaagcttttcttttgcttcctttgaGATCAAGACTATGGGTTTGGTGTTGGAggtaaagcttgaaggagagcttgacccctctcatggtgaaatccaaactagggtttggaatgagttagaaatggtttagatgaactctttagagtatattcaagctacttttgcttctctttgagatcaaaccctaggtttgatgatgctatggagctagggcactaaaattggggcttttgctcatagggatttctaagtgcaattgaccctctagaaacctaattgagggtatttccgacgcgttggtgcgctcggattaatgttacgaaaagccaatgtaaagttatggccaaataagcctaatttggtttcgttttgccgcaggtaaagaacgagaagtctaaaaaatccaagaaaatcatcggagcacccttgaaagcctacgagatgggtggtgcttctcaaactcgttgaacttccctctatgcctaatgtgtcattcaattgagcatatgttacatatttgttgcatgcattttagggtaaagtgatgatgaaaatgtgatgttgcatgattgtgagtacaacttgccaaatgtgatggttgagaaccttatgaatgttagaaccctatatgtatgcatgagagaaaatgtgagtgcTAAAGTGAGCCAAAAGAACcaagtggcacaatgacatagatcgagtggcatttgaaaacgtaaagtaaagtgacactagagttagtgtgagccaaagaaccaaagtgatataaagaatgatgaaaatgacaatgtgtaaagttaaagtaaagtggggcaataagaacaagaaatgtacagaacaagaatgctaaagatggcaaaagtaaaagaaaagtaaataacaacgattgctagagtggcaacataaagtgacataaagaacactagagctagtgtaaagtcaagattgaacttatgaatcctttgagttaaggatatgatcatacttgctatgagttccgtgctcgagggcggtcgctccccctcgggcgatgcgctccggagttatgcatcacgggttagagtaaacccgaaggacggtcctagcgggtgagttcctccgatgatggacttaatgtgaagcaagttaatgtggcgatacccccgggttagccttgagattaaaaaacaaagagcaaagaacaaagtgcaaagaacaaaggaCAAAGAACCAAGagtaaaatgaaaagaacaaagaatttgcataatctgcatttatttaatgttgagcatactccttgctttattgttcaggcatattagcattatgtatagattggttactatatgcagcttattctttctattatgcctgagttagtcctagtgggaaagtcggtgatattgaggccgaacccactgggatctttgttgtagttctcaccccactattttcacagagccgggaccgagcgcgctggcgagcgaccgaggtaaaggtatcgcgccttagtcagaggccaccaaagttggatttcattttgtagtaaagtaccctatgatcatcttttgtatttgatgactagtgatgttgagaaaggaatgtaaagcttagtttgaggtaaatgtgatgtaagaaagaaatgatgcaatgtgTAATGAAGTACAAAGAATCACGAATgtaaatggatgcaatgtatatgatcaaaaatgaatcataatacttataaatgtttagttttcctttctttcactaatggctattgcttaccctcgtgtaagccgtttgtgtatgtttccgctagtgcatttcttgtttgagtttgtacatgtgatgagccttggacggatagggaaaatcctgtccgttcggcgtctgtttgacgtgctcgggtcgggccaaattggtatcggtcccggggcgtgacatcttcCAATGACCATCAACATTGCGGTGGAAAATATTTTCCTTTGTCAACAGCCTTATTCTTAGAAGCTTCCATTTTAGGCTTGTTCTCCGTCTTGTGTTTCTTCACTGGTTTCTTCTTCCAATTAGACTTTCTTTTGGAAGAGAAAGCTCGCTCCACAGCGAGGACCCAGccttttgaacttttcaaagtcCCCTCTGTAGTTACCAACATATTAAATAACTCCGCGTTGGTACActcaattttattcatatagtAATTTACAATAAATTGTCCATATGATACAGAAAGGGATTGTAGGATCAGATCAACTTGCAATTCCTTGTCTATTTTCACGTCGAGCTTCTTAAGCTCCTCGAGGTCTTTGATCATTGTCAAACAATGATCATGAACAGACTGCCCTTCGTGCATCTTGGCTTTAAAGAGTCTTTTGGATACTTCAAAACGAGCAGATCGGCTTTGCTCACCATACAACTCCTTGAGGTGAGTTAGCATTTCTTTAGCAGTCTTCAAATCCTCATGTTGGCGTTGAAGTTCATTTGATATCGACGCCAAAATGTAGCACCTTACTTTGTTATCGTCATCCGTCCATTTTTCCTGGGTTGCCCTTTGGTCAGCTGTAGGACGGTTTGGTAATGTAGGGCGGGGGGGGGTCCTGGTTGAGAACATAACTGAGCTTTTCGAAActcaaaactatttttaagttcCGTAGCCAATCTTTATAATTAGTTCCAATTAAGCAGTTTGTTTCAAGAATACGAGAGATTTTGTTTTACAGATagtaaagattcaaaattagatatttgtatttgatttgaaaatttgttttagggattttaaaaataaatttagcctcCTACTATTTTCTCGAGTCTCTCATACTCCTCGGGTAGAGAAACGGAAACCCAGCACGACAAAAAGTTTCAAGTGGGTACTGTTGTCCCACCAGTTTAACGTACCACCTCACCAAACAGTTATTGGTGATATGCAAATCGATGAGTGGACAACTCTTGTATAATACTTCTCAAGTAAATTGCAATGATCGGTCTCTAAGTCCCGTAGGCCTCACATAACAGTTATTAGCCCTATTCCTTAGTTAAGTCAGACCGACCATTCAAACACGTAAGCAAAGCCGTCATTGGGTCCCTCACCTTACAGTTATTGGGCCCAACCCCATCTTTACTTTGCAGCATCTCATGCTAATAGATTGATTGCGCCTTCTCGATGCAACTGACCATTGTAACCAGCCGTGCCAATCAACACTCGAAAAACGTCTGCACTTCTACAACGGCAGAAGACTGCTCGACTTAATATTTGTgaggaaattaaaatttaggtctcaaattttattttatttatttacatctaatgcaaataaaaataatccgcgcatgaaaatataatataattggtGGTGATCATGGATGTAAGAAGTGGATTCGGACTCTAGCTACTGAGTCAGAATCGGGGTCTTAGGGtcataaattacaagcacacaCACGTCACTGGTTTGATCGTCTTTAACTACTTGATCCGATCCGGAGCTTCAATTTGATCCGATCCTGTCGACATCTTGATCTGACCACCATCCATTGCTCATCTCGATCAAGTCTTTGCGTACTTCTCGGCTAGTAACCGATCAACCAATGATGTGTAACCATACAGTATACAAcccaacaataaaaataaaataaaaattaattatatttgataACTTTTATCTCTAACCTATTGAGAAACGCAAGTCTCCAAATAAATCGGCTTGTACACGCAGGCACATAAATAGCCATCTCTATTATAAAgtccttaatttaaacaaatttaaagttacaggattctgcatacacatcatacatcacatgtcgaaacaaaaataaataggtcgCTATCCATGATCATTACCGATATGTATCTCATACGTCACAtccataataattaattttgagtATTCTAATTAACCGTTAATCGATAATTCGAAAAATTAATGACTAAATTACTAAAAACAATCAATCTTATTGatcatttataattttgatcaacAACTTAATCTTCAAACATAACAACTTAATCTCATCATGATATTAacttgatctaatcaaattaaatccacctttttttttattttaaaaccgATCTAaacaatttttataaaaattcaaagcCAAAAAAATTCCGTACGTTTGTTACAGTAGCGTCCTTACGGCtgctacagttttttttttttttttttttttttttcgctagaAGCTAaagattaaattatttgatggatttttcgAATCAACCAAAAACGATCTATTAATCGTTAAACCAATGAAGAACGGTTTAAAAtatccaaatttataattttaatcttgaaaaacatgaggatggctctgataccactgttagaaaattgcgtacgatAAAAACGGAGcggaaaagaaatcaaacagaTTTAATTTtcgaaaactctcgagatccgaTCTCAAAAATCACGTAATTAGAATCCCTcatgtttttaagattaaaagagaaaatcaagatcgaatctttaccttttgtGCGGATAGATCTTcatctcaatttgatgatcgtgaaattaggttctcttgaagccgaaCATGCGTCCGGCCTCAATAGGTATCCACATGAGGTCTctgtgctagaggagtacccctTCAGAGGTAGTTTTGGATTGTTACCGTATACATACAGTTATATTTTGTTGTGTCTTGGATG contains:
- the LOC109704754 gene encoding uncharacterized protein LOC109704754, whose translation is MFSTRTPPRPTLPNRPTADQRATQEKWTDDDNKVRCYILASISNELQRQHEDLKTAKEMLTHLKELYGEQSRSARFEVSKRLFKAKMHEGQSVHDHCLTMIKDLEELKKLDVKIDKELQVDLILQSLSVSYGQFIVNYYMNKIECTNAELFNMLVTTEGTLKSSKGWVLAVERAFSSKRKSNWKKKPVKKHKTENKPKMEASKNKAVDKGKYFPPQC